In a genomic window of Flavobacterium sp. KACC 22761:
- the gcvH gene encoding glycine cleavage system protein GcvH, producing MSIPANLKYTKDHEWVSIDGDVATVGITHFAQKELGDIVYVEVETLDQTLNKDEVFGTVEAVKTVSDLFLPLTGEIIAFNDDLESAPETVNSDPYGAGWMIKIKIADASEIDSLLSDAAYKQLIGA from the coding sequence ATGAGCATACCAGCAAATTTAAAGTACACAAAAGATCACGAATGGGTTAGCATCGATGGAGATGTTGCGACTGTAGGAATTACTCATTTTGCACAAAAAGAGTTAGGAGATATCGTGTATGTTGAGGTAGAAACTTTAGATCAGACATTAAATAAAGATGAGGTTTTTGGAACTGTTGAAGCTGTAAAAACGGTTTCAGATTTATTTTTACCATTAACAGGTGAAATCATCGCATTCAATGACGATTTAGAAAGTGCTCCAGAAACTGTAAATTCTGATCCTTATGGAGCAGGATGGATGATCAAAATTAAAATTGCTGATGCATCAGAAATAGATTCATTGTTGTCTGACGCAGCTTACAAACAATTGATCGGTGCCTAA
- a CDS encoding VanZ family protein: MPKQLLLIWAIICSGIITYFCLTNSSNIPALDFPSIDKIVHFCFHFGFTISWILFFKKELKGQHANDYKAYLISFIFSVFFGITIEIMQGVLTTTRTPDVTDVLANTIGATAGVFSAIGLRKQIDKIIGI, from the coding sequence GTGCCTAAACAACTTCTTTTAATTTGGGCAATTATTTGTTCAGGTATCATTACTTATTTTTGTTTGACAAATTCAAGTAATATCCCAGCGTTAGATTTCCCGAGTATAGACAAGATCGTTCATTTTTGTTTTCATTTTGGATTTACGATTTCTTGGATTTTGTTTTTCAAAAAAGAGCTTAAAGGACAACATGCAAACGATTATAAAGCCTATCTGATTTCGTTTATATTTTCAGTTTTCTTCGGAATTACAATTGAAATTATGCAAGGAGTTTTAACAACTACAAGAACTCCAGATGTTACAGATGTTTTAGCAAATACAATTGGCGCAACTGCCGGTGTGTTTTCTGCTATAGGTTTAAGGAAGCAGATCGATAAAATAATAGGAATATAA
- the deoC gene encoding deoxyribose-phosphate aldolase: protein MNIKQYLDSTYLKTASQAGLSEAENNAVVVKAIEEAIEEGFKLIMIRPEQVSLAKKMILEAHSTLLVGTVIDFPEGKSDLETKIKEANEAIENGADDLDFVCNYEAFKNGDVALVKNEILLGTQIGLAHNKTVKWIIETAALTDKEIIQLSALIKNVVISNFKEENYASVFVKSSTGFYKTENGLPNGATVPIIIIMLENASPLPVKAAGGVRSYEDAIEMIRLGVKRIGTSAAKTIANGENTPNQY from the coding sequence ATGAACATTAAGCAATACCTTGATTCAACGTATCTTAAAACTGCTTCGCAAGCTGGGCTTTCAGAAGCAGAAAATAATGCCGTTGTTGTAAAAGCAATTGAAGAGGCAATTGAGGAAGGGTTTAAATTGATAATGATTCGGCCAGAACAGGTCAGCTTGGCTAAAAAAATGATTTTAGAGGCTCATTCGACTTTGCTTGTTGGAACTGTAATTGATTTTCCAGAAGGGAAGTCAGATTTGGAAACCAAAATTAAAGAAGCAAATGAAGCTATTGAAAACGGAGCAGATGATTTGGATTTTGTCTGCAATTATGAAGCTTTCAAAAATGGCGATGTAGCTTTAGTCAAAAATGAAATTTTATTGGGCACACAAATTGGCTTAGCGCATAATAAAACGGTAAAATGGATTATTGAAACCGCTGCCTTGACCGATAAAGAAATTATCCAGCTGTCGGCTTTGATAAAAAATGTCGTGATATCTAATTTTAAAGAAGAGAATTACGCATCAGTATTTGTGAAATCATCGACTGGTTTTTATAAAACAGAAAATGGTTTGCCAAATGGGGCTACGGTTCCAATAATTATTATAATGTTAGAAAATGCATCGCCATTGCCAGTTAAGGCGGCGGGTGGTGTGAGATCATACGAAGATGCAATAGAAATGATTCGTTTAGGAGTTAAACGTATCGGAACTTCGGCGGCAAAGACAATTGCTAATGGAGAGAATACCCCAAATCAATATTAA
- a CDS encoding energy transducer TonB, translating into MKTKTYLTSKTALTFALMITSLFVFAQENNATSVKSGFTSEQFPVFQNCENLMDKKLEDCFYKEVHDFVFQNFEVPENLKQENYKGEVKVLFEVDATGAFKVIYVNSANEDLSEAAKRVFAKFPTIKPSTYNGKPTYSKYTITINIPLKSSEQLAAEALAASQILKPAEKPMTELDSIVYKKYNNPEFDSYLNIPFSHSYYAQFDGAMNQVGSNSHTASKPYTYSEVSKYYNLRAVNESLQKKATTWLGRKWWNENLVQIQGEDYWLALNPIVDLQLGKASDLDASYTYVNTRALNFRGGLGKKLNFTTTIFESQGRFAGYFNDYAESLKPSGGNPAIIPGVGIAKRFKTDAYDFPLAEADITYAPYKFFDLQLGYGRNFIGDGYRSLLEGDGASPYPYFKINTTFWKIKYTNTYMWLKDVRPEVTVDKTYATKFMANHYLSWNVSNRLNLGFFESVVWTDTNNRGFDVNFVNPIIFYRTVEFTSSSRSGNAMLGITGKYKWSNSINLYSQFLIDEFSVSDVKAGDKSWKNKFGFQIGGKYFNAFDVKDLLLQVEYNHVRPYVYSHSAVITNYGHNNQSIGHQWGGNFNELVVIGRYHKGRLFGDAKFNIGKRGLDFNTAKDSYNYGGDIYKSYDVKRPYDKGVKVGQGNKTDVFIADIQGGYLINPMTNLKLFGSFIYRNFDPTQDTPTTFKQSTTWFTIGLRSDIFNWYFDY; encoded by the coding sequence ATGAAAACCAAAACCTACTTAACAAGCAAAACCGCCCTGACTTTTGCTTTAATGATAACTTCCTTATTTGTTTTTGCACAAGAAAATAATGCTACTTCGGTTAAATCTGGATTTACAAGTGAACAGTTTCCTGTTTTTCAGAATTGCGAAAATTTAATGGATAAAAAATTAGAAGATTGCTTTTATAAAGAAGTTCACGATTTTGTTTTTCAGAATTTTGAAGTGCCCGAAAATTTAAAACAAGAAAATTACAAAGGAGAGGTGAAAGTGCTTTTTGAAGTTGATGCAACAGGAGCTTTTAAAGTGATTTATGTAAATTCTGCAAATGAAGATTTGTCTGAAGCAGCAAAACGTGTTTTTGCAAAGTTTCCAACCATTAAGCCATCAACTTACAATGGAAAGCCTACCTATTCAAAATATACCATCACGATTAACATTCCTTTAAAAAGTTCAGAACAATTAGCAGCAGAAGCTTTGGCGGCATCACAAATTTTGAAGCCGGCTGAAAAGCCTATGACAGAATTGGATAGTATTGTGTACAAAAAATACAATAATCCAGAGTTTGATAGTTATTTGAATATTCCTTTTTCACATAGTTATTATGCGCAATTTGATGGTGCTATGAATCAAGTGGGAAGCAATAGCCATACGGCTTCAAAACCATATACTTATAGTGAAGTTTCAAAGTATTATAATTTGAGAGCTGTAAATGAGTCGCTTCAAAAGAAGGCTACCACTTGGTTGGGAAGAAAATGGTGGAATGAAAATTTAGTGCAAATTCAAGGAGAAGATTATTGGTTGGCTTTAAATCCTATTGTTGATTTGCAGTTGGGAAAAGCTTCAGATCTTGATGCGTCTTATACTTATGTGAATACGCGTGCTCTAAATTTTAGAGGAGGTCTTGGCAAAAAATTAAACTTTACAACGACAATTTTTGAAAGTCAAGGTCGTTTTGCAGGATATTTTAACGATTATGCTGAATCATTAAAGCCATCTGGAGGAAATCCGGCGATTATTCCAGGAGTTGGTATTGCAAAACGTTTTAAAACAGATGCGTATGATTTTCCTTTGGCAGAAGCTGATATTACTTATGCGCCATATAAGTTTTTTGATCTTCAGTTAGGTTATGGAAGGAATTTTATTGGAGATGGATATCGTTCATTGCTTGAAGGCGATGGTGCAAGCCCGTATCCGTACTTTAAAATTAACACGACTTTCTGGAAAATTAAATATACAAATACGTATATGTGGTTGAAAGATGTTCGCCCAGAAGTTACAGTTGATAAAACATACGCAACAAAATTTATGGCAAACCACTATTTGAGCTGGAATGTTTCGAATAGATTGAATTTAGGTTTCTTTGAATCGGTGGTTTGGACAGATACTAATAATAGAGGATTTGATGTCAATTTTGTAAATCCAATTATTTTTTACAGAACGGTTGAGTTCACTTCTTCTTCAAGAAGCGGAAATGCAATGCTTGGAATTACTGGAAAATACAAATGGAGCAACAGCATAAATTTATATTCGCAATTTTTGATCGATGAATTTTCAGTTTCTGATGTAAAAGCTGGAGATAAAAGCTGGAAAAACAAATTTGGTTTTCAAATTGGAGGGAAATATTTCAACGCATTTGATGTAAAAGATCTTTTGTTGCAGGTAGAATACAATCATGTACGTCCTTATGTGTACTCGCATAGTGCGGTAATTACAAATTACGGGCACAATAATCAAAGTATTGGACATCAATGGGGCGGAAATTTCAATGAGCTTGTAGTAATTGGAAGATATCATAAAGGCCGTCTTTTTGGTGATGCTAAATTTAATATTGGAAAACGCGGACTTGATTTTAATACAGCAAAAGATAGTTACAATTATGGAGGCGATATTTACAAAAGCTATGATGTAAAACGTCCTTACGATAAAGGAGTGAAAGTGGGGCAAGGAAATAAAACAGATGTTTTCATTGCAGATATTCAAGGAGGGTATTTGATAAACCCAATGACGAATCTAAAATTGTTTGGAAGCTTTATTTATAGAAACTTCGATCCAACTCAAGATACACCAACAACTTTTAAACAAAGTACGACTTGGTTTACTATCGGATTGCGTTCAGATATTTTCAATTGGTATTTCGATTACTAG
- the cyoE gene encoding heme o synthase has product MNATKNTISLKSIFLDFKEITKAGLAISVLFSSIAGYLLGVNDEHPFQWSVLLVLSIGGYCMVGASNAFNQVIEKDIDALMDRTKNRPVPSGRMSPKMALFVASLLTIIGISLLYTINAKSAMFAAISIFLYTSIYTPLKTVTSLSVFVGAFPGAIPFMLGWVAATGEFGIEAGTLFLIQFFWQFPHFWAIGWFLYEDYEKAGIFMLPTGKKDKGTALQVILYTIWLIIASLLPVLGYTGQLFISPIAAVLVFLLGLWMLFYAVKLYQLRTAKSARTLMLVSVSYISLLQIVFIVDKFLR; this is encoded by the coding sequence TTGAACGCTACAAAAAATACAATTTCACTAAAATCAATATTTCTGGATTTCAAAGAGATTACTAAAGCTGGTTTGGCTATTAGTGTTTTGTTTTCTTCAATTGCTGGATATTTATTAGGTGTAAATGACGAGCATCCTTTTCAATGGAGTGTTTTGCTTGTTTTGTCAATTGGCGGTTACTGCATGGTTGGGGCTTCAAATGCTTTCAATCAAGTAATTGAAAAAGATATCGATGCTTTAATGGATCGAACCAAAAACCGCCCAGTTCCTTCTGGACGCATGTCTCCTAAAATGGCTTTGTTTGTGGCAAGTCTGCTGACGATTATCGGAATCAGTTTGCTTTATACCATCAATGCCAAGTCAGCAATGTTTGCTGCTATTTCCATATTTTTATATACCAGTATTTATACACCATTAAAAACAGTTACTTCGTTATCTGTATTTGTTGGCGCTTTTCCTGGTGCTATACCATTTATGTTGGGATGGGTTGCGGCTACTGGTGAGTTTGGAATTGAAGCAGGGACTTTGTTTTTGATTCAGTTTTTCTGGCAATTTCCTCATTTTTGGGCAATTGGTTGGTTTTTGTATGAAGATTATGAAAAAGCAGGAATCTTTATGCTGCCAACAGGAAAGAAAGATAAAGGAACTGCGTTACAAGTTATTTTATATACCATTTGGTTAATAATTGCCTCATTGCTTCCGGTTTTGGGTTATACAGGGCAATTGTTTATTTCTCCAATTGCTGCAGTTTTAGTGTTTTTGTTGGGATTATGGATGTTGTTTTATGCCGTAAAATTGTATCAGTTGAGAACGGCGAAATCGGCAAGAACGTTGATGCTGGTGAGTGTTTCATACATTTCATTATTGCAGATTGTATTTATAGTAGATAAATTTTTAAGATAG
- a CDS encoding heme-copper oxidase subunit III, translating to MEMTIKANEEQLRKSKSAKLILLFAMVSMTMMFAGLTSAFVVSKSRADWLKDFELPSAFYYSTAVIIGCSITFYLAKKAIQKDKRSEVTALLLGTLALGVLFVVLQFQGFGQIVEKGYYFTGQGSSITTTFLYVVTVTHLLHLAGGLISLLIIIYNHFKQKYNSTQTLGIELGAMYWHFLDLLWVYLFLFLYFFK from the coding sequence ATGGAAATGACAATTAAAGCAAATGAGGAACAATTAAGAAAGTCAAAATCGGCAAAACTGATTTTGTTATTCGCCATGGTAAGTATGACCATGATGTTTGCGGGACTTACAAGTGCATTTGTGGTAAGTAAATCTAGAGCCGACTGGTTGAAGGATTTTGAACTGCCATCAGCATTTTATTATAGTACAGCAGTAATTATCGGCTGCAGTATTACTTTTTATTTAGCAAAAAAAGCAATTCAGAAAGATAAAAGAAGCGAAGTTACCGCTTTGCTCTTAGGAACTTTAGCTTTAGGAGTTTTGTTTGTAGTGTTGCAATTTCAAGGATTTGGACAAATCGTTGAAAAAGGATATTATTTTACAGGACAAGGTAGCTCAATTACTACAACTTTTCTTTATGTAGTGACTGTAACGCACCTATTGCACTTGGCTGGCGGATTAATTTCACTTTTAATTATAATTTATAATCATTTTAAACAAAAATACAATTCGACTCAAACTCTTGGTATAGAACTAGGTGCGATGTATTGGCACTTTTTGGATTTATTATGGGTATATTTATTTTTATTTTTATATTTCTTTAAATAA
- a CDS encoding cytochrome c oxidase subunit 3, with protein sequence MEATVTTANNNEKTWGGGDDIQPLGASYGKMMMWFFIVSDALTFSGFLAAYGFSRFKFIETWPLADEVFTHFPFMHGVSAPMYYVALMTFILIFSSVTMVLAVDAGHQLKKTKVAIFMFLTIIGGLIFVGSQAWEWKNFIKGEYGAVETAGGSLLQFVDKDGKRVALEAFAVKLPEQREALTRSHGTWFVEDAETQPTYTVAEVQAGFKAHPELLIRTEQIIENNGKKSKKVLTRAEAETRLATAKYVVEGANLTRNEYGSKLFADFFFFITGFHGFHVFSGVIINIIIFFNVLLGTYEKRRSYEMVEKVGLYWHFVDLVWVFVFTVFYLV encoded by the coding sequence ATGGAAGCGACAGTTACTACTGCAAATAACAACGAAAAAACTTGGGGAGGCGGAGATGATATCCAACCATTAGGAGCAAGTTATGGTAAAATGATGATGTGGTTTTTCATCGTATCAGATGCCTTAACATTCTCTGGATTCCTTGCTGCTTATGGTTTTTCTAGATTTAAATTTATTGAAACTTGGCCTTTGGCTGACGAAGTGTTTACACACTTCCCATTTATGCATGGCGTTTCGGCTCCTATGTATTATGTAGCCTTAATGACTTTTATCTTGATTTTCTCATCTGTAACAATGGTTTTGGCTGTTGATGCAGGTCATCAATTAAAAAAGACAAAAGTTGCTATTTTTATGTTCTTGACTATTATTGGAGGTTTAATTTTCGTTGGTTCTCAAGCTTGGGAGTGGAAAAACTTCATTAAAGGAGAATATGGTGCAGTAGAAACAGCAGGTGGAAGTTTATTGCAGTTTGTTGATAAAGACGGTAAAAGAGTTGCTCTTGAAGCATTTGCTGTAAAATTACCAGAACAAAGAGAAGCTTTGACAAGAAGTCATGGAACTTGGTTTGTTGAAGATGCTGAAACACAACCAACCTATACAGTTGCTGAAGTTCAAGCTGGTTTTAAAGCGCATCCTGAATTATTGATCAGAACAGAACAGATTATTGAAAATAACGGAAAAAAGAGTAAAAAGGTTCTGACTAGAGCAGAAGCTGAAACTCGTTTAGCAACTGCAAAATATGTAGTAGAAGGAGCAAACTTAACTAGAAACGAATACGGAAGCAAATTATTTGCTGATTTCTTCTTCTTCATCACTGGATTCCACGGATTCCACGTATTTTCTGGAGTTATCATTAATATCATTATCTTCTTTAATGTATTATTAGGAACTTACGAGAAAAGAAGAAGCTACGAAATGGTAGAGAAAGTTGGATTATACTGGCACTTTGTAGATTTAGTTTGGGTATTCGTATTTACAGTTTTCTACTTAGTTTAA
- a CDS encoding cytochrome C oxidase subunit IV family protein, giving the protein MAHGHEYVSNTKRIWFVFALLSVVTTVEVILGIYKPAVLEGNHFVGLNLLNWIFYILTIFKAYYIVWAFMHMEGEKSSLRWSVVSPVVFLVLYLLFILLTEGHYIYGVFKDSTIKWNF; this is encoded by the coding sequence ATGGCACACGGTCACGAATACGTATCAAATACAAAAAGAATCTGGTTTGTTTTTGCATTACTATCAGTAGTAACTACAGTAGAGGTTATTCTTGGTATCTACAAACCTGCAGTTTTAGAAGGTAATCATTTTGTAGGTTTGAATTTATTGAACTGGATTTTCTATATCCTTACAATTTTCAAAGCATATTATATTGTATGGGCATTTATGCACATGGAAGGTGAAAAAAGCAGTCTTAGATGGTCTGTTGTATCACCAGTTGTTTTCCTAGTTTTATATTTATTGTTTATTCTTTTGACAGAAGGACATTATATTTATGGGGTTTTTAAAGATTCTACTATTAAATGGAATTTTTAA
- a CDS encoding SCO family protein, which yields MFKNKSYIGISFIVLIFGIYAVPKIVDRIKNGEVVKGNRLDNVGLKDSKDAAKLLTIGPAPKFELTNQDGAKVSNETYKGKVYVLEFFFTTCPSICPKMNVSMLEIEKTFFGNPNFGIVSITIDPNHDTPKVLKDYAKLLGAKSSNWNFLTGDKATIMDLSNKGFNLYAGENDKVSGGFEHSGLFALIDKDGKIRCRKDEFGNPILYYDGLDKKGVREIQEDIKVLLAE from the coding sequence ATGTTTAAAAATAAATCATACATCGGAATTTCGTTTATTGTTTTGATTTTTGGAATTTATGCAGTACCAAAAATTGTTGACAGGATAAAAAACGGAGAAGTTGTAAAAGGAAACCGCTTGGATAACGTTGGTTTGAAAGATTCAAAAGATGCAGCAAAACTGTTGACTATTGGACCCGCTCCTAAATTTGAATTGACAAATCAAGATGGTGCAAAAGTTTCAAATGAAACGTATAAAGGAAAAGTTTATGTTTTAGAATTCTTCTTCACAACTTGTCCTTCAATTTGTCCAAAGATGAATGTAAGCATGCTAGAAATTGAAAAAACTTTCTTTGGAAATCCAAACTTCGGAATTGTTTCAATTACTATAGATCCTAATCATGATACGCCAAAAGTTTTGAAAGATTACGCAAAATTGCTTGGTGCAAAATCTTCAAATTGGAATTTCCTTACGGGTGATAAAGCAACAATTATGGATTTGTCTAACAAAGGATTTAACTTGTATGCCGGTGAAAATGACAAAGTGAGTGGAGGTTTTGAGCATTCTGGTTTATTTGCCCTGATTGACAAAGATGGTAAAATTCGATGCAGAAAAGATGAATTTGGAAATCCAATTTTGTATTATGATGGATTAGATAAAAAAGGAGTTAGAGAAATTCAAGAAGATATTAAAGTATTATTAGCAGAATAA
- a CDS encoding DUF420 domain-containing protein: MEDNSIEKKYNKFIIAVSIVIPVVVAILFGVKLKDFGYNVEPLSMLPPVYATINGITAVVLVAAVMAIKNGKRVLHERLMTFAIALSVAFLVMYVAYHMTADSTKYGGEGVLRYVYFFILITHILLSIAIIPLVLFTYVRALAQRFDRHKKLAKITFPLWLYVAVTGVVVYLMISPYYAH; this comes from the coding sequence ATGGAAGATAATTCAATAGAAAAAAAATACAATAAATTTATTATTGCCGTTTCAATTGTAATACCAGTTGTGGTAGCAATTTTATTTGGCGTAAAACTAAAAGATTTTGGTTACAATGTTGAACCGTTATCCATGTTGCCTCCGGTTTATGCGACAATAAATGGTATAACAGCTGTTGTACTTGTTGCTGCTGTAATGGCCATTAAAAATGGAAAACGTGTATTGCATGAGCGCTTAATGACTTTTGCGATTGCCTTGTCAGTTGCTTTTTTGGTGATGTATGTTGCATATCATATGACGGCAGATTCTACTAAATATGGTGGAGAAGGCGTTTTGCGTTATGTGTATTTCTTTATTTTAATAACGCATATTTTATTGTCCATAGCAATTATTCCGCTTGTTTTATTCACTTATGTTAGAGCATTGGCGCAACGTTTTGACAGGCATAAAAAATTAGCTAAAATAACTTTTCCACTTTGGTTGTATGTTGCGGTTACAGGTGTGGTAGTTTACTTAATGATTTCTCCTTATTATGCGCATTAA